In a single window of the Vicingaceae bacterium genome:
- the galE gene encoding epimerase, producing the protein MKTILITGGAGFIGSSLAETLLKKEKYRLVIADDLSTGDISKLPQGFSHDVFAFYTCDVNVQEQLQWIFKKEKIDIIFHYAAMVGVKRTLANPLGVLRDIDGLKNIFEMAVKHNVEKVFFSSSSEVYGEPVEIPQNETTTPLNSRLPYAIVKNVGEAFCRSYFQTYGLKYTIFRFFNTYGPKQSKDFVVSKFINAALKNEPITIYGDGTQTRTFCYIDDNVDACIEIFEKGYYENDVVNIGNDKETSILELAQKIVMLTNSNSEIRHLPPLPEGDMSRRKPDITKMRKVLNRPLIDLNEGIKRILQNPKYILL; encoded by the coding sequence ATGAAAACAATTTTGATAACCGGTGGCGCCGGATTTATTGGAAGTTCTTTGGCAGAGACCTTATTAAAAAAAGAAAAATACCGTCTGGTCATAGCCGATGATTTATCTACGGGCGATATTTCCAAGTTGCCACAAGGATTTTCACATGATGTTTTTGCTTTTTATACATGCGATGTAAATGTGCAAGAGCAATTACAATGGATTTTTAAAAAAGAAAAAATTGACATAATTTTTCATTACGCAGCCATGGTCGGCGTTAAGCGTACTCTTGCCAATCCCCTTGGGGTATTAAGAGATATTGATGGTTTAAAAAACATTTTTGAGATGGCCGTAAAACACAATGTGGAAAAAGTATTTTTTTCTTCATCCTCCGAAGTTTATGGCGAGCCGGTCGAAATACCCCAAAATGAGACCACAACGCCGTTAAATTCCCGATTGCCTTATGCAATAGTGAAAAATGTGGGTGAGGCCTTTTGCCGCTCTTATTTTCAAACATATGGATTAAAATATACAATATTCCGTTTTTTTAATACCTATGGTCCTAAACAAAGCAAAGATTTTGTCGTGTCAAAATTTATCAATGCGGCATTAAAAAATGAACCAATCACCATTTATGGCGACGGAACTCAAACACGTACCTTTTGTTATATCGATGATAATGTAGATGCCTGCATAGAAATTTTTGAAAAGGGCTATTATGAAAACGATGTCGTCAATATAGGAAACGATAAAGAAACCTCTATCCTGGAACTTGCACAAAAAATTGTCATGTTGACCAATAGCAATTCCGAAATACGACATCTACCTCCCTTGCCCGAAGGAGATATGTCCAGAAGAAAACCGGATATTACTAAAATGCGTAAAGTGTTAAATAGACCTTTGATAGACCTGAATGAAGGAATCAAGAGAATTTTGCAGAATCCCAAATACATTTTGTTATGA
- the rfbA gene encoding glucose-1-phosphate thymidylyltransferase, protein MKGIILAGGSGTRLHPITMAISKQLVPVYDKPMIYYPLTTLMYAGIRDILIITTPHDNPLFKKLLGDGSHLGCRFTYTIQEVPNGLAQAFVLGEDFIGNDNVALILGDNIFYGSGFHEKLQQAMTPKGGIVFAYHVSDPKRYGVVEFDKNLKAVSIEEKPQNPKSSYAVPGLYFYDNRVVEIAKQLKPSARGEYEITDVNRKYLEMGQLEVIIMDRGTAWLDTGTFTSLMQASQFVQVIEERQGLKIGCPEEAAYRMGYIDGQQLKKIAEPLMKSGYGEYLLQLLQS, encoded by the coding sequence ATGAAAGGAATCATTCTTGCCGGAGGCAGCGGCACACGTTTGCATCCTATTACTATGGCTATCAGCAAGCAATTAGTGCCCGTGTATGACAAACCGATGATTTATTATCCCTTGACAACTTTGATGTATGCAGGCATCAGGGATATTTTGATTATAACCACTCCTCATGACAATCCTTTGTTTAAAAAATTATTGGGCGATGGGTCTCATTTAGGATGTCGTTTTACTTATACCATCCAGGAAGTACCCAACGGTTTGGCGCAAGCTTTTGTGTTGGGTGAAGATTTTATAGGTAACGATAATGTTGCATTAATTCTTGGTGATAACATTTTCTATGGTTCGGGTTTTCACGAGAAACTTCAACAAGCGATGACCCCTAAAGGAGGGATTGTGTTTGCATATCATGTGTCAGATCCAAAACGCTATGGTGTGGTGGAATTTGACAAGAATCTGAAAGCTGTTTCCATAGAAGAAAAGCCACAAAATCCCAAATCCTCATACGCTGTTCCCGGTCTCTATTTTTATGACAATAGAGTGGTAGAGATTGCCAAGCAGTTGAAACCCTCTGCAAGGGGAGAATACGAAATTACCGATGTCAATCGCAAATACCTTGAAATGGGGCAATTAGAGGTAATCATTATGGATAGAGGCACCGCCTGGTTAGATACCGGCACTTTTACTTCTTTAATGCAGGCCTCGCAATTTGTACAAGTCATTGAGGAACGGCAGGGCTTAAAAATCGGTTGCCCCGAAGAAGCTGCTTATCGTATGGGTTATATCGACGGACAACAATTGAAAAAAATCGCCGAACCTCTTATGAAAAGCGGTTATGGTGAATATTTACTTCAATTATTGCAATCATGA
- the dnaK gene encoding chaperone protein DnaK produces MGKIIGIDLGTTNSCVAVMEGNEPVVIPNNEGKRTTPSVVAFLDNGERVVGDPAKRQAITNAKRTVFSIKRFMGRSYDEVLDEIKRVPYEVVRGDNNTPRVKIDDRLYTPQEISAMILQKMKKTAEDYLGQPVTEAVITVPAYFNDAQRQATKEAGEIAGLKVMRILNEPTAAALAYGLDKKHKDLKVVVFDCGGGTHDVSVLELGDGVFEVKATDGDTHLGGDDFDQKIIDWLADEFLAQEGVDLRKDPMALQRLKEAAEKAKIELSSVTQTEINLPYITATSSGPKHLVKTLTRSKFEQLTDDLVRRTIEPCKTALQKAGLKPSDIDEVILVGGSTRIPAIQQAVKNFFGKEPSKGVNPDEVVAIGAAIQGGVLTGEVKDVLLLDVIPLSLGIETLGGVFTKLIEAGTTIPTKKTEIFSTATDNQPSVEIHVLQGERPMAKDNKTIGRFHLDGIPPAPRGVPQIEVTFDVDANGILQVSAKDKATGKQQSIRIEASSGLTKEEIERMKKEAEMHAEEDRKAKEKADKLIMADSLIFQTEKNLKEYGDKIPADKKKIIEDALAELKTAHQNQDLPAIDAASAKINQAFQEAAQYMYNTDASANGGASASNGSAENTAGGSSQGDVQDVDYEEVK; encoded by the coding sequence ATGGGAAAAATCATTGGAATAGATTTAGGTACAACCAACTCTTGCGTTGCTGTGATGGAGGGCAATGAACCGGTTGTTATACCTAATAACGAAGGAAAAAGAACAACCCCTTCGGTTGTGGCATTTTTAGACAATGGTGAGCGAGTAGTTGGCGACCCTGCCAAAAGGCAAGCCATTACAAATGCCAAACGTACGGTATTCTCCATCAAAAGATTTATGGGGCGTTCTTATGATGAAGTTTTAGACGAAATCAAACGTGTGCCTTATGAAGTAGTTAGAGGAGATAACAACACGCCAAGAGTAAAAATAGACGACCGTCTCTATACACCCCAAGAAATTTCTGCCATGATTCTTCAAAAAATGAAGAAAACGGCTGAAGATTATTTGGGACAACCTGTTACAGAAGCTGTCATCACAGTTCCTGCATACTTCAATGACGCACAACGTCAAGCCACTAAAGAAGCCGGTGAAATTGCAGGCCTGAAAGTGATGCGTATTCTCAACGAGCCTACTGCCGCAGCTCTTGCTTACGGTCTGGATAAGAAACACAAAGACCTTAAAGTAGTGGTGTTTGACTGTGGTGGAGGTACTCATGACGTTTCTGTCTTGGAGTTGGGTGATGGAGTTTTCGAGGTGAAGGCCACCGATGGTGACACACATTTAGGTGGTGACGATTTCGACCAAAAAATTATCGATTGGTTGGCAGATGAGTTCCTGGCACAAGAAGGAGTTGATTTAAGAAAAGATCCCATGGCATTGCAGCGTCTTAAAGAAGCTGCCGAAAAAGCCAAAATAGAACTTTCCAGTGTTACTCAAACCGAAATTAATCTGCCTTATATCACGGCCACATCTTCCGGACCGAAACATTTGGTCAAAACATTGACAAGATCAAAATTTGAACAATTGACTGATGATTTGGTGAGGAGAACCATTGAGCCATGTAAAACTGCATTGCAAAAAGCCGGATTGAAACCTTCGGATATTGATGAAGTGATTCTGGTTGGTGGATCAACACGTATTCCGGCTATACAACAAGCAGTGAAAAACTTCTTTGGAAAAGAACCTTCTAAAGGTGTGAACCCTGATGAAGTAGTGGCCATCGGTGCTGCCATTCAAGGTGGTGTGCTTACCGGTGAAGTAAAAGATGTACTCTTGCTGGATGTGATACCTCTCTCTCTTGGAATTGAAACCCTCGGAGGTGTTTTCACCAAATTGATCGAAGCCGGTACAACAATACCGACCAAGAAAACAGAGATATTTTCAACGGCTACCGACAATCAACCATCCGTTGAAATTCACGTTTTGCAAGGAGAGCGCCCAATGGCTAAAGACAACAAAACCATTGGTAGGTTCCATTTGGATGGTATACCACCTGCTCCGCGAGGCGTACCTCAAATAGAAGTGACATTTGACGTAGATGCCAATGGTATTTTGCAAGTATCGGCCAAAGACAAAGCAACCGGAAAACAACAAAGCATACGCATAGAAGCTTCCTCAGGTTTGACAAAAGAAGAAATCGAAAGGATGAAAAAAGAAGCCGAAATGCATGCTGAAGAAGACCGGAAAGCCAAAGAAAAAGCCGATAAGCTTATCATGGCCGACAGCTTGATTTTCCAAACAGAAAAAAACCTTAAAGAATACGGCGACAAAATACCTGCCGACAAGAAAAAAATCATCGAAGATGCCTTGGCCGAATTGAAAACGGCGCATCAAAATCAAGACCTCCCTGCAATTGATGCAGCAAGTGCCAAAATCAATCAGGCATTCCAGGAAGCTGCCCAATATATGTACAACACTGATGCGAGTGCCAACGGAGGTGCATCGGCATCAAACGGAAGTGCAGAGAATACAGCCGGAGGTTCTTCACAAGGCGATGTGCAAGATGTAGATTATGAAGAAGTGAAATAA
- the carB gene encoding carbamoyl-phosphate synthase (glutamine-hydrolyzing), with protein sequence MPKNPDIKHVLIIGSGPIIIGQACEFDYSGSQAARSLREEGIKVTLVNSNPATIMTDPVTADKVYLLPLTVESIEKILEENPDIDSVLPTMGGQTALNLAMQCNELGIWENYGVRLIGVDIEAIDITENRERFRQLLDSINVPYAPSKIVNSFLEGKAFAQEIGFPLVIRPSYTLGGTGASFVFKKEDFDKALQRGLQASPIHEVMIDKAMLGWKEFELELLRDSNDNVAIICTIENFDPMGIHTGDSITVAPAMTLSDKTFQQMRDMAIKMMRSIGNFAGGCNVQFAVSPDEKEEIIAIEINPRVSRSSALASKATGYPIAKIAAKLAIGYHLDELTNPVTGSTSAYFEPVQDYVIVKIPRWNFNKFEGADRTLGLQMKSVGEVMAIGRSFQEALQKACQSLEINRNGLGADGRELRDQEQILKSLENPSWNRLFHIYDAFKMGISMKTIYEKTKIDKWFLHQIEELVLLEREIEKYTLDTIPRDLLYEAKQKGYADRQIAHLLRCLESEVRKKRIEFGINRVFKLVDTCAAEFAAETPYYYSTFEDENESLVSEKPKIVILGSGPNRIGQGIEFDYACVHGVLAAKECGYETIMINCNPETVSTDFNVSDKLYFEPVFWEHVYDIIEHEKPVGVIVQLGGQTALKLAEKLNRYGIPIVGTSYESIDLAEDRGRFSDLLKSLDIPYPPYTSVTTAEEALEKAKEIGFPMLVRPSYVLGGQSMKIVINEEELEKQVVEILRLMPGNKILLDRFLSGAIEAEADAICDGEDCYTIGVMEHIEPAGIHSGDSYAVLPPFDLSPLIVETIEDYTHKIAKALKVKGLINVQFAIHQGKVYVIEANPRASRTVPFIAKAYREPYVNYATKVMLGHLKVKDIPFNPHRQGYAIKIPVFSFDKFPNVNKELGPEMKSTGEAIYFIENLKDKFFREIYSERNIYLSR encoded by the coding sequence ATGCCAAAAAATCCTGATATAAAGCATGTTTTAATCATTGGCAGCGGTCCGATAATCATTGGGCAGGCCTGCGAATTTGATTATTCGGGTTCACAAGCTGCCCGATCTCTGAGAGAAGAAGGCATAAAAGTTACGTTGGTCAACTCTAATCCGGCCACAATCATGACCGATCCTGTGACTGCCGACAAGGTTTATCTTTTGCCATTGACCGTTGAATCGATAGAGAAAATATTGGAAGAAAATCCGGATATAGATTCTGTTTTGCCTACCATGGGAGGCCAAACCGCCTTGAATTTGGCCATGCAATGCAATGAATTGGGTATATGGGAAAACTACGGTGTGCGCTTGATTGGAGTTGACATAGAGGCCATAGACATTACCGAAAACAGGGAGAGATTCCGCCAATTGCTTGATTCGATAAATGTTCCTTATGCCCCATCCAAGATAGTGAATTCGTTTTTGGAAGGTAAAGCTTTTGCACAGGAAATTGGCTTTCCGCTTGTGATAAGGCCATCTTATACATTAGGCGGCACGGGCGCTTCGTTTGTATTTAAAAAAGAAGATTTTGACAAAGCCCTGCAAAGGGGATTGCAGGCATCACCTATTCATGAGGTGATGATAGACAAAGCCATGTTGGGATGGAAAGAGTTTGAGTTGGAATTGCTCAGAGACAGCAATGACAATGTGGCAATAATTTGTACGATTGAGAATTTTGATCCGATGGGCATCCACACAGGAGACTCTATCACCGTAGCTCCGGCCATGACTCTTTCTGATAAGACGTTCCAACAAATGCGAGACATGGCCATCAAAATGATGCGTTCGATAGGAAATTTTGCAGGTGGATGTAATGTGCAGTTTGCCGTAAGTCCTGATGAAAAAGAGGAAATTATTGCCATAGAAATAAATCCAAGAGTTTCGCGCAGTTCGGCTCTGGCTTCAAAAGCCACCGGTTATCCCATTGCCAAAATTGCTGCCAAATTGGCAATCGGATATCATCTGGATGAGTTGACCAATCCGGTGACAGGCAGCACATCGGCATATTTTGAACCGGTGCAGGATTATGTGATTGTGAAAATACCGCGTTGGAACTTTAACAAATTTGAGGGAGCTGACCGAACACTTGGTTTGCAAATGAAATCCGTTGGTGAGGTAATGGCCATCGGTCGCTCGTTCCAAGAAGCATTGCAAAAAGCGTGTCAATCGTTAGAAATAAACAGAAATGGCTTGGGTGCCGACGGACGAGAACTGCGAGACCAGGAACAAATTTTGAAAAGCTTGGAAAATCCGAGCTGGAACCGCTTATTTCATATCTATGATGCCTTTAAAATGGGCATTTCGATGAAAACCATTTACGAAAAAACTAAAATCGACAAATGGTTTTTGCATCAAATAGAAGAATTGGTATTGCTGGAAAGAGAAATTGAAAAATATACGTTGGACACAATACCAAGGGATTTGTTGTATGAGGCCAAACAAAAAGGTTATGCCGACCGTCAGATTGCACATTTGTTGAGATGTCTTGAAAGTGAAGTCAGAAAAAAACGAATTGAATTTGGCATAAACCGTGTTTTTAAACTTGTGGATACTTGCGCTGCAGAATTTGCTGCCGAGACACCATATTATTATTCGACATTTGAGGACGAAAATGAATCGTTGGTGAGTGAAAAGCCAAAAATTGTGATTTTAGGATCAGGACCTAACCGTATTGGCCAGGGCATTGAATTTGATTACGCTTGTGTACATGGAGTGCTTGCCGCAAAAGAATGCGGATATGAAACGATAATGATAAACTGTAATCCTGAAACTGTATCAACAGATTTCAATGTATCTGACAAGTTGTATTTCGAACCGGTTTTTTGGGAACATGTGTATGATATAATCGAACATGAAAAACCTGTTGGCGTTATCGTGCAATTGGGCGGGCAAACAGCACTGAAACTTGCCGAGAAGCTAAACAGGTATGGTATTCCGATTGTAGGTACATCATACGAATCTATCGACCTGGCGGAAGACCGTGGCCGATTCTCGGATCTTTTGAAATCATTGGATATTCCTTATCCACCATACACATCGGTAACAACAGCTGAAGAAGCTCTTGAAAAAGCAAAGGAAATTGGATTTCCCATGCTTGTCCGCCCTTCGTATGTGTTGGGAGGACAAAGTATGAAGATTGTCATCAACGAAGAAGAACTTGAGAAACAAGTAGTGGAGATTTTGCGTTTGATGCCCGGCAATAAAATTTTGCTCGATCGCTTTTTGAGCGGAGCCATTGAAGCTGAAGCCGATGCAATTTGTGATGGCGAAGATTGCTACACGATAGGAGTAATGGAACATATCGAACCTGCAGGAATACATTCCGGCGATTCTTATGCCGTTTTGCCGCCCTTTGATTTAAGCCCTTTAATTGTCGAAACCATTGAGGATTATACTCACAAAATCGCCAAAGCCCTGAAGGTCAAAGGGCTCATCAATGTGCAATTTGCCATTCATCAAGGCAAGGTGTATGTGATAGAAGCGAATCCACGAGCATCAAGAACAGTACCTTTTATTGCCAAAGCTTACCGGGAACCATATGTTAATTACGCCACAAAAGTTATGTTGGGACATCTAAAAGTGAAAGATATACCATTCAATCCCCACCGTCAAGGTTATGCCATAAAAATTCCTGTCTTTTCTTTCGATAAGTTTCCGAATGTCAATAAAGAACTGGGGCCCGAGATGAAATCTACCGGAGAAGCCATTTATTTTATCGAAAATTTAAAAGATAAATTTTTCCGGGAAATTTATTCCGAAAGAAATATTTACTTATCCCGCTAA
- the def gene encoding peptide deformylase — MIYPIVAYGDPVLRKKAKEIDLSSVNVEELTKLIDDMFETMYKASGVGLAAPQIGKSIRLFIVDASPFADDDPQLQNFKKVFINPEITEKYGGEWKFNEGCLSIPGIREDVNRPTHIKIRYFDESLNQKEEVFDGLASRIIQHEYDHIEGILFIDHLNPLRKKLLQSKLKNISKGNVKVDYKMKFPAVK; from the coding sequence ATGATTTATCCTATTGTAGCATACGGTGATCCTGTATTAAGAAAAAAAGCAAAAGAGATAGATTTATCCTCTGTCAATGTTGAAGAGTTGACAAAGCTAATCGACGATATGTTTGAAACGATGTATAAGGCAAGTGGAGTCGGGCTGGCTGCACCTCAAATAGGAAAAAGCATCAGGTTGTTCATAGTGGATGCTTCTCCGTTTGCAGATGACGACCCTCAGTTACAGAATTTTAAAAAAGTTTTTATCAATCCTGAAATAACCGAAAAATACGGTGGTGAATGGAAGTTTAATGAAGGGTGTTTAAGCATTCCGGGCATACGTGAAGATGTTAACCGCCCAACACATATTAAAATCAGGTATTTTGACGAATCTCTCAATCAAAAAGAAGAGGTGTTTGACGGCCTTGCTTCAAGAATCATACAACACGAATATGACCATATTGAAGGAATCTTATTTATTGATCATTTAAATCCTTTAAGAAAAAAACTATTGCAAAGCAAGTTGAAAAATATTAGCAAGGGAAATGTCAAGGTTGATTATAAAATGAAGTTTCCGGCAGTGAAATAA
- a CDS encoding putative pre-16S rRNA nuclease, with product MKLLGIDYGLKRIGVAISDDLQMMAFPYCTLEGKNAVDELLKIIASEKPAKIIVGLPKNLDNTLNPIEKNIGELIRLIGQKFPGIPVERVDERFTSSLALQTMIAMNTKKSDRRKKENLDKISAAIILQSYIDANKNLKK from the coding sequence TTGAAATTACTTGGAATAGATTACGGATTAAAAAGAATTGGGGTTGCTATCAGCGATGACTTGCAAATGATGGCATTTCCATATTGCACATTGGAAGGGAAAAATGCTGTTGATGAATTGTTGAAAATCATTGCCTCCGAAAAACCTGCCAAAATCATTGTCGGCCTTCCGAAAAATCTTGACAATACATTAAATCCCATTGAGAAAAATATTGGTGAGTTAATACGGCTTATCGGCCAAAAATTCCCCGGTATACCGGTTGAGCGTGTCGATGAACGTTTTACTTCATCTTTGGCATTACAAACAATGATTGCAATGAATACCAAAAAAAGTGACAGACGAAAAAAAGAAAATCTGGATAAAATCAGTGCGGCTATTATCTTGCAATCATATATTGATGCAAACAAAAATTTAAAAAAATGA
- a CDS encoding 3-oxoacyl-[acyl-carrier-protein] synthase 2: MIEARRVVVTGIGAVTPLGNTLQEYWQGLINGVSGAASITRFDASKFKTQFACEVKNFDPLKYIDKKEVRKMDLFSQFAIAVAEQALQDSGILKTNFNPTRIGVIWGTGIGGLNTFVEEIGNFARGDGTPKFNPFFIPKMIVDIAPGHISMRYGFRGPNYACVSACASSTHAIIDAFNLIRYGKSDIIVAGGSEAAINEAGVGGFNAMHALSTRNDSPETASRPFDLERDGFVLGEGAACIILEELNHALARGATIYAELAGAGMSADAYHLTAPHPDGAGAKEVMKNALEDAGMTPQDIDYINVHGTSTPLGDVAEYKAIMDVFGDHVYNLNISSTKSMTGHLLGAAGAVEAVAAIMSVKNDIVPPTINHFNDDPAFDPKVNFTFNKAQQRVVNAAISNTFGFGGHNASVIFKKFAE; encoded by the coding sequence ATGATAGAAGCCAGAAGAGTCGTTGTGACAGGTATAGGCGCCGTTACGCCATTAGGCAATACTTTGCAAGAATATTGGCAAGGGTTGATCAATGGCGTGAGCGGCGCTGCTTCTATCACGCGTTTTGATGCTTCTAAATTCAAGACTCAGTTTGCTTGTGAGGTTAAAAACTTTGATCCTCTGAAATATATTGACAAGAAAGAAGTCCGGAAGATGGACCTTTTTTCTCAATTTGCCATTGCAGTTGCAGAGCAAGCCCTTCAAGATTCCGGAATATTAAAAACAAATTTTAATCCCACCCGCATTGGTGTTATATGGGGTACCGGAATTGGTGGCCTCAATACGTTTGTTGAAGAAATTGGCAACTTTGCCAGGGGCGACGGAACTCCTAAGTTTAATCCTTTTTTTATTCCTAAAATGATTGTGGATATTGCGCCCGGTCATATTTCAATGCGATATGGGTTCCGTGGTCCGAATTATGCATGCGTATCAGCATGTGCTTCTTCAACACATGCCATTATCGATGCTTTTAATTTGATACGTTACGGCAAATCAGATATTATCGTGGCCGGTGGGTCAGAAGCAGCCATCAATGAGGCTGGTGTGGGGGGGTTCAATGCCATGCATGCATTGTCTACAAGAAACGATTCGCCTGAAACAGCATCCCGACCATTTGATTTAGAACGCGATGGGTTTGTTTTGGGAGAAGGGGCAGCATGCATAATTTTAGAAGAACTAAACCACGCCCTTGCCAGAGGCGCTACGATATATGCCGAATTGGCAGGTGCCGGCATGTCTGCAGACGCTTATCATCTTACCGCACCTCATCCAGATGGAGCAGGGGCCAAAGAGGTGATGAAAAATGCTTTGGAAGACGCAGGCATGACACCTCAAGATATCGATTACATCAATGTACACGGTACTTCTACTCCCTTGGGTGATGTTGCTGAATATAAAGCAATCATGGATGTTTTTGGTGATCATGTTTACAATTTAAATATCAGCTCCACAAAATCCATGACCGGGCATCTTTTGGGTGCGGCCGGCGCTGTAGAAGCAGTCGCTGCTATAATGTCTGTTAAAAATGACATTGTGCCTCCAACCATTAATCATTTTAATGACGATCCTGCATTTGATCCGAAGGTCAACTTCACGTTCAATAAAGCCCAGCAAAGAGTGGTAAATGCTGCCATAAGCAATACTTTTGGATTTGGTGGACACAATGCCTCGGTTATATTCAAAAAATTTGCAGAATAA
- the acpP gene encoding acyl carrier protein codes for MADIASRVKAIIVDKLGVDESEVTPEASFTNDLGADSLDTVELIMEFEKEFNIAIPDDQAEKISTVGDAIKYIEEHTK; via the coding sequence ATGGCAGACATCGCATCAAGAGTTAAAGCAATTATCGTTGACAAATTAGGTGTAGACGAAAGTGAAGTTACACCTGAAGCAAGTTTTACCAATGACTTGGGTGCCGATTCATTGGACACCGTCGAATTAATTATGGAATTCGAAAAAGAATTCAACATCGCCATTCCGGACGATCAGGCGGAAAAAATTTCTACCGTAGGAGACGCCATTAAGTACATTGAAGAGCACACAAAGTAA
- a CDS encoding UPF0056 inner membrane protein yields the protein MYFDLKEITGATMVLFAVIDVIGSLPVIIDLRNKLGHIQSEKASLASLFLMIIFLFLGESILNLFGIDVGSFALAGSLIIFFLALEMILGVRIFREEAPSTASIVPIAFPLIAGTGTLTTLLSMKAEYQTQNIIVAIFVNIILVYIVLKSASRLEKILGPGGISILRKVFGIVLLAIAIKLFKTNLKF from the coding sequence ATGTATTTTGACTTGAAAGAAATTACCGGAGCTACCATGGTTTTGTTTGCTGTGATTGACGTAATTGGTTCTTTGCCCGTTATTATTGATTTAAGAAACAAATTGGGGCATATTCAATCCGAAAAAGCCAGTTTGGCCAGTTTATTTTTGATGATTATCTTTTTATTTCTTGGGGAATCGATTTTAAATTTGTTTGGCATTGATGTAGGCTCATTTGCATTAGCCGGATCATTGATTATATTCTTTTTGGCGTTAGAAATGATTTTGGGGGTTAGAATTTTCAGAGAAGAGGCGCCGTCCACGGCATCCATCGTGCCAATTGCATTTCCTTTGATTGCAGGTACCGGCACCTTGACTACCCTTTTGTCTATGAAAGCCGAATATCAAACACAAAACATCATTGTAGCCATTTTTGTCAATATAATTTTAGTTTATATTGTGTTGAAATCTGCATCAAGATTGGAAAAAATATTGGGCCCGGGAGGAATCAGCATTCTCCGCAAAGTTTTCGGAATTGTATTGTTGGCAATTGCAATTAAACTATTTAAAACTAATTTAAAATTTTAA